One segment of Helicobacter anatolicus DNA contains the following:
- the dnaJ gene encoding molecular chaperone DnaJ: MVLEYYDILEISVTDDKEVIKKAYRKMALKYHPDRNPNDKEAEEMFKKVNEAYEVLSDDNKREIYKKYGKEGLQNGGYSGFSGADFSDLFGDLGSIFGSAFGGGFSQRTRKQTATFSEDLEFMLNLNFKEAVFGCKKKVSVEYKSYCKDCNATGAKDGKLQECVHCKGRGQIFVQQGFMAIGQTCPHCRGSGQSSTESCKSCKGQGFEILQDDFEIDIPEGVDNGNILRVSGRGNLVGKDKKRGTLYVQLAVEEDDHFIRDGDNIFVEVPVFFTSIALGVNIKVPTLRGEVELKLPQGTKDQEQFIFKNEGVRNVRSGRKGAFVAVIKTIYPKKLSERQQELLKQLHESFGGESEPHKGIFENICDKIKHWITK; encoded by the coding sequence ATGGTTTTGGAATATTATGATATTTTGGAAATTAGTGTAACAGATGATAAAGAAGTGATTAAAAAAGCTTATAGAAAAATGGCTTTAAAATATCATCCTGATAGAAATCCTAATGATAAAGAAGCCGAAGAAATGTTTAAAAAAGTTAATGAGGCTTATGAAGTTTTAAGTGATGATAATAAGAGAGAAATTTATAAAAAATATGGCAAGGAAGGATTGCAAAACGGGGGATATAGCGGCTTTAGCGGTGCTGATTTTAGCGATTTGTTTGGGGATTTGGGTTCGATTTTTGGCAGTGCTTTTGGAGGGGGATTTTCTCAAAGAACTAGAAAACAGACAGCGACTTTTAGTGAAGATTTGGAATTTATGTTGAATTTAAATTTTAAAGAAGCAGTTTTTGGTTGCAAGAAAAAGGTAAGTGTAGAATATAAAAGTTATTGCAAGGATTGCAATGCAACAGGTGCAAAAGATGGAAAATTACAAGAGTGTGTGCATTGTAAGGGAAGAGGGCAAATATTTGTTCAGCAAGGATTTATGGCTATTGGACAAACTTGTCCACATTGTCGTGGTAGCGGGCAAAGTAGCACAGAATCTTGCAAGTCTTGTAAAGGGCAGGGATTTGAGATTTTACAAGATGATTTTGAGATTGATATCCCAGAGGGTGTGGATAATGGCAATATTTTGCGCGTGTCTGGTCGGGGAAACTTAGTAGGGAAAGATAAAAAGAGAGGGACTTTGTATGTTCAGCTTGCAGTAGAAGAAGATGATCATTTTATTAGAGATGGGGATAATATTTTTGTAGAAGTACCTGTATTTTTTACTTCTATTGCATTAGGAGTGAATATTAAAGTTCCTACTTTAAGAGGTGAGGTAGAGTTAAAATTACCTCAAGGTACTAAGGATCAGGAGCAATTTATTTTTAAAAATGAAGGGGTGAGAAATGTGCGTAGTGGCAGAAAAGGAGCTTTTGTTGCGGTGATTAAGACGATTTATCCTAAAAAGCTTTCTGAAAGACAACAAGAGCTTTTGAAGCAATTGCATGAGAGTTTTGGTGGTGAGAGTGAGCCGCATAAGGGAATTTTTGAAAATATTTGTGACAAAATTAAACATTGGATTACTAAATAA
- a CDS encoding cytochrome c oxidase, cbb3-type, CcoQ subunit — protein sequence METEVWRGIAYVVITFLLVIFLYGYIFSLYRRQKNGTCDYENYANLALKDRLDDEVIEERIK from the coding sequence ATGGAAACAGAAGTATGGCGCGGTATTGCTTATGTAGTTATTACTTTTTTGCTAGTGATTTTTTTGTATGGCTATATTTTTAGTTTATATAGAAGACAAAAAAATGGCACTTGTGATTATGAGAATTATGCAAATCTTGCTTTAAAAGATAGGCTTGATGATGAAGTTATTGAGGAAAGAATAAAATAA
- a CDS encoding phosphoribosyltransferase: MYYAYHDFLEDLKVLKYKVEEKIGIPDAIVCIARGGMTMSHMLGLAWNIRAVYSLNAMSYSDAKVQSSLIIENMPCIKEEHKKIIILDEIVDSGVSLSEVVHKLSTNFQHATFYTATIFQKNTAKIKADFFIREPNEWVDFFWETDLLEDNK, from the coding sequence ATGTATTATGCTTATCATGATTTTTTAGAAGATTTAAAGGTTTTAAAATACAAAGTAGAGGAAAAAATCGGTATTCCTGATGCCATTGTTTGTATTGCTAGAGGGGGAATGACAATGAGTCATATGCTTGGGCTCGCGTGGAATATTAGAGCAGTTTATAGTTTAAATGCAATGTCTTATAGTGATGCAAAAGTGCAAAGTTCATTGATTATTGAAAATATGCCTTGTATTAAAGAAGAGCATAAAAAAATTATTATTTTGGATGAAATTGTAGATAGTGGAGTGAGTTTGAGTGAAGTGGTACATAAACTCAGTACAAATTTTCAACATGCTACTTTTTATACAGCAACAATTTTTCAAAAAAATACTGCAAAAATTAAGGCTGATTTTTTTATACGCGAACCCAATGAGTGGGTAGATTTTTTTTGGGAAACAGATTTACTTGAGGATAATAAATAA
- the ccoN gene encoding cytochrome-c oxidase, cbb3-type subunit I, which yields MQQEAKMPVEYDYSIAKLFLYSMLIFGFIGMLIGVVLALQLAFPSLNYLAGEYSIFGRLRPLHTNGVIYGFTLSGIWAAWYYLGQRVLKITYYQHPFLKFIGLLHFWTYIALLVLAVISLFAGFTQSKEYAELIWPLDLLVVVVWVLWGISMFGSMGVRREQTIYISLWYFIATFTAIAVLYIFNNLAIPTYFIAQTGSIWHSISMYAGSNDAMVQWWWGHNAVAFVFTSGIIGIIYYFLPKESGQPIFSYKLTLFSFWSLMFVYIWAGGHHLIFSTVPDWIQTLASVFSVILILPSWGTAINMLLTMRGQWYQLKESPLIKFLVLASTFYMLATLEGSIQSIKSVNALAHFTDWIIGHVHDGVLGWVGFTIIAASYHMIPRIFKKEIYSKKIIEMQFWIMTIGIVLYFSSMWIAGITQGMMWRDVDMYGNLTYQFIDTVTKLHPYYVIRGVGGLMYLVGFIMFIYNVLMSIIASKPLQREPNYATPMAA from the coding sequence ATGCAACAAGAAGCAAAAATGCCTGTGGAATATGATTATTCTATAGCAAAATTATTTTTATATTCTATGTTGATATTTGGATTTATCGGTATGTTAATTGGTGTGGTTTTGGCTCTACAACTAGCATTCCCAAGTCTAAATTATTTAGCAGGAGAATATAGTATTTTTGGAAGATTGCGTCCACTACATACGAATGGAGTTATTTATGGCTTTACATTAAGTGGCATTTGGGCAGCATGGTATTATTTGGGTCAAAGAGTTTTAAAAATTACTTATTATCAACATCCTTTTTTAAAATTTATAGGACTGTTGCATTTTTGGACATATATTGCCTTGCTTGTTTTGGCGGTTATTAGTCTTTTTGCAGGTTTTACACAATCTAAAGAATATGCAGAATTAATTTGGCCATTGGATTTATTAGTGGTGGTTGTTTGGGTGTTGTGGGGGATTAGTATGTTTGGTAGCATGGGTGTGCGACGCGAACAAACAATTTATATTTCATTGTGGTATTTTATTGCTACCTTTACAGCGATCGCAGTACTTTATATTTTTAATAATCTTGCCATCCCTACTTATTTTATTGCACAAACTGGAAGTATTTGGCATTCTATTTCTATGTATGCTGGTAGTAATGATGCTATGGTGCAATGGTGGTGGGGACATAATGCAGTAGCTTTTGTCTTTACTTCTGGAATTATTGGAATTATTTATTACTTTTTACCTAAAGAATCTGGTCAGCCAATTTTCTCATACAAATTGACTTTATTTTCTTTTTGGAGTTTGATGTTTGTGTATATTTGGGCAGGTGGACATCACTTGATTTTTTCAACTGTTCCTGATTGGATTCAGACTCTAGCATCGGTATTTTCTGTAATTTTAATCCTACCTTCTTGGGGAACTGCTATTAATATGTTACTTACAATGCGTGGTCAATGGTATCAATTAAAAGAATCTCCTTTGATTAAATTTTTGGTTTTAGCATCAACTTTTTATATGCTTGCAACATTGGAAGGATCGATTCAGTCTATTAAATCTGTTAATGCTTTAGCACACTTTACAGATTGGATTATTGGGCATGTGCATGATGGTGTTTTGGGGTGGGTAGGATTTACGATTATTGCAGCAAGTTATCACATGATTCCTAGAATCTTTAAAAAAGAAATTTATTCTAAAAAGATTATTGAGATGCAGTTTTGGATCATGACAATTGGTATTGTCCTTTATTTCTCGAGCATGTGGATTGCTGGTATTACGCAAGGTATGATGTGGAGAGATGTTGATATGTATGGAAATCTTACTTATCAGTTTATTGATACAGTGACAAAATTACACCCTTATTATGTGATTAGAGGTGTTGGTGGATTGATGTATTTGGTAGGCTTTATAATGTTTATTTATAATGTTTTAATGAGTATCATAGCATCAAAGCCATTACAGCGTGAACCAAACTATGCCACACCAATGGCTGCTTAA
- the recR gene encoding recombination mediator RecR: MKTYKNNLHHFKSLLEALEQMPTIGKKSALKMAYALSVENKFLGLKIAHCIENAINNVKECEICNALSENEICEICIDSTRDTSQLCMVLHSKDIFTIEETGDYRGIYFVIKNLEEINFVQLKQNLKEKNTQEIIFAFTPTLANDAIMIYIEDKLKDLNLTFSKIAQGVPTGIGLDHVDQLSLSRALTSRIKI; encoded by the coding sequence ATGAAAACATATAAGAATAATTTACACCATTTTAAATCCCTCCTTGAAGCACTAGAACAAATGCCTACTATTGGCAAAAAAAGTGCGCTAAAAATGGCCTATGCCCTCAGTGTAGAAAATAAATTTTTGGGTCTTAAAATTGCTCATTGTATAGAAAATGCTATTAATAATGTCAAAGAATGTGAAATCTGTAACGCTCTAAGTGAAAATGAAATTTGTGAAATCTGCATTGATTCCACACGCGACACTTCTCAGCTTTGCATGGTATTGCATTCTAAAGATATTTTTACCATTGAAGAGACTGGTGATTACAGGGGAATTTATTTTGTAATCAAGAATCTAGAAGAAATTAATTTCGTACAACTCAAACAAAATCTCAAAGAAAAAAATACGCAAGAAATTATTTTTGCCTTCACTCCCACATTAGCAAATGACGCAATTATGATCTATATAGAAGATAAACTAAAAGACCTCAACCTTACATTTTCCAAAATTGCGCAAGGTGTGCCAACAGGAATTGGTCTGGATCATGTTGATCAACTCTCCTTATCTCGTGCCCTCACTTCTAGAATTAAAATCTAA
- the rimO gene encoding 30S ribosomal protein S12 methylthiotransferase RimO encodes MEKTLHLVSLGCTKNLVDSEVMLGRLKDYEVIDDPKSADVIIVNTCGFIQSAKEESIAMILQMAQEKKEGAIIVASGCLTQRYQKELKELIPEIDIITGVGDYDRIDVMISQKKGLLSESVFLADEKKDRVITGSNIHAYIKISEGCNQSCSFCSIPSFKGKLKSRSIDSILKEIEILTQKGYRDFTFIAQDSSSYLRDKKQNDGLISLINAIDQQDLARSARILYLYPTTTSIDLIWAIKNSKIFQNYFDMPIQHMSAEMLKRMKRGASKEKHMELLQAMREVPNSFVRSTIIIGHPQESEEEFQELCEFLENFVFDRLNIFAFSSEEGTLADRMQEKIPTKIINQRIKKVDDIIKKQQKKIFEDMVGRRYEVLLEGKSSVSEYFYSARVLTWAPEVDGEILINDSELEDLVLEAGYYQVEITEVKNMMIFAKVTQKI; translated from the coding sequence ATGGAGAAGACCTTGCATTTGGTTTCTTTGGGGTGTACAAAAAATCTTGTGGATTCTGAAGTAATGTTAGGAAGACTAAAAGACTATGAAGTTATTGATGATCCCAAAAGTGCAGATGTAATTATTGTAAATACTTGTGGGTTTATTCAGTCTGCTAAAGAAGAAAGTATTGCAATGATTTTACAAATGGCACAGGAGAAAAAAGAAGGTGCTATTATTGTTGCTAGCGGATGTTTAACACAGCGCTATCAAAAAGAACTCAAAGAATTGATTCCAGAGATTGATATTATCACAGGCGTAGGAGATTATGATCGGATTGATGTGATGATTAGTCAAAAAAAAGGACTACTTTCAGAATCTGTATTTTTGGCAGATGAAAAAAAAGATCGTGTGATTACAGGGTCAAATATCCATGCTTATATTAAGATTTCAGAGGGGTGCAACCAGTCTTGCAGCTTTTGTTCCATTCCAAGTTTTAAAGGAAAATTAAAAAGTAGGAGTATTGATTCTATTTTGAAAGAAATAGAGATTTTGACTCAAAAGGGGTATAGAGATTTTACTTTTATTGCTCAAGATTCTAGTTCATATTTAAGAGATAAAAAGCAAAATGATGGATTGATTTCTTTAATTAATGCTATAGATCAACAAGACTTAGCGCGTAGCGCAAGGATTTTATATCTTTATCCTACAACTACTTCTATAGATCTTATTTGGGCAATAAAAAACTCTAAAATCTTCCAAAATTATTTTGATATGCCGATACAACACATGAGTGCAGAAATGCTAAAAAGAATGAAGCGTGGTGCTTCTAAGGAAAAACATATGGAACTTTTGCAGGCAATGAGAGAGGTACCAAATAGTTTTGTTAGAAGTACAATTATTATCGGACATCCCCAAGAAAGCGAGGAAGAGTTCCAAGAACTTTGTGAATTTTTAGAGAATTTTGTTTTTGATCGTCTAAATATTTTTGCATTTTCATCTGAAGAGGGGACTTTGGCAGATAGGATGCAAGAGAAAATTCCTACAAAAATTATCAATCAAAGAATTAAAAAGGTTGATGACATTATTAAAAAACAACAAAAAAAGATTTTCGAGGATATGGTGGGGCGGCGTTATGAGGTACTTTTGGAAGGGAAAAGTAGTGTAAGTGAATATTTTTATAGTGCTAGAGTGCTTACTTGGGCGCCAGAAGTTGATGGGGAAATTTTAATCAATGATAGTGAGTTAGAGGATTTAGTTTTGGAGGCAGGGTATTATCAAGTAGAAATCACAGAGGTAAAAAATATGATGATTTTTGCAAAAGTTACCCAAAAGATTTGA
- the tilS gene encoding tRNA lysidine(34) synthetase TilS: MIDFSDLKNHKNLLGFSGGADSTALFFLMLKADICFDMAIVDYQIRKQSYLEVLYAQELAEKYNKKLYIYKSEKIISDFENHARMVRYDFFETLIKRYDYNHLILGHHLNDRLEWFLMQMIKGSGLNTILGFERVEKRDGYKIIRPMLELCKAEILEIVKPYKFFEDSSNRDTKFLRNKIRHSYANSLINENKQGILNTFKYLQKEKNRIYHQEILQLADIFYFEKKQELENLHGIDVILKQMGYVLSFKQREEIVKQKYSLILAKKYIIDCNVDFIFVSTQNEECVMPKVFRDEARRLLIPRRLRAKIFFLLKKGILKKNQIIFKKS, encoded by the coding sequence TTGATAGATTTTAGTGATTTAAAAAACCATAAGAATCTTTTAGGTTTTTCAGGAGGGGCAGATTCTACAGCATTGTTTTTTTTAATGTTGAAAGCAGATATATGTTTTGATATGGCAATTGTGGATTATCAGATACGCAAGCAGTCTTATCTTGAGGTTTTGTACGCACAAGAATTAGCAGAAAAATATAATAAAAAGCTCTATATTTATAAATCAGAAAAAATTATTAGCGATTTTGAAAATCATGCACGCATGGTGCGTTATGATTTTTTTGAAACATTGATAAAAAGATATGATTATAATCATTTGATTTTGGGTCATCACCTAAATGATCGCTTAGAGTGGTTTTTGATGCAGATGATAAAGGGTAGTGGATTAAATACAATTTTAGGGTTTGAGCGTGTGGAAAAAAGAGATGGTTATAAGATTATTCGTCCAATGCTAGAACTTTGTAAAGCCGAAATTTTAGAGATCGTCAAACCTTATAAATTTTTTGAAGATTCTAGCAATCGAGATACAAAATTTTTACGCAATAAAATTCGCCATTCTTATGCAAATTCTCTTATAAATGAAAATAAACAAGGGATTTTAAATACTTTTAAATATCTTCAAAAAGAAAAAAATAGAATCTATCATCAAGAAATTTTACAGCTTGCAGATATATTTTATTTTGAAAAAAAACAAGAATTGGAAAATCTTCATGGTATTGATGTTATTTTAAAGCAAATGGGCTATGTGCTTAGTTTTAAACAGCGTGAAGAGATTGTTAAGCAAAAATACAGTCTAATTTTGGCAAAAAAATATATCATTGACTGCAATGTAGATTTTATTTTTGTGAGTACCCAAAATGAAGAGTGTGTGATGCCTAAAGTTTTTAGAGATGAGGCAAGAAGACTTCTTATTCCTAGGCGATTGAGGGCTAAAATTTTTTTTTTACTAAAGAAGGGGATTTTAAAAAAAAATCAAATTATTTTTAAAAAAAGTTAG
- a CDS encoding TonB-dependent receptor domain-containing protein: MKSRILVTLLATSSVSLILAQEKEMRLDKIVTSASGYNQDIKDAPASISVVTREEVESKPVRDLAEAVSLVPGVSIDQSIGKTGGYDISIRGMPASYTLILMDGKRQNTTSAGFPNGFTEAFAGFMPPIAAIERIEVIRGPASTLYGSDAIGGIVNVITRKQLDSWSGSLTLDSVFQEDSAFGNLYGASLWLGGPLDRAKKWTLSLRARDQYRAAVPTSALKVVPSNNGDNTAAGRNVIIGLSESNNSSFGMRLGYQMDPKNYFYLDFDHGLQWYDNSQSLLGTIGSRGGYKKNVFFMRNNVIFAHQGKYENFQTDTSLQYLSTLNYGRVITSSAVPAGSPLVGEDRGLLGQDVIFEHRGVFHIAESSVITLGGRYWFSSLIDKIVPTDSFLYHHNLALFAENETILRDNLALQLGMRGEYNSSFGFHVSPRAYLVWNILQSGHGNRDSNLVLKGGISTGYKTPTVIQLTKGINGLTGQGATPTYGNPDLKPESSINYETSLSYENKFIDTGITGFFIQFRDKIQTASVANGVQIPVSGGGPCSAVSGNCSYSINADSAISYGVESYFGIKPLGVGYGHIDFNLSYTYNHTEQTSGVARGLPLTGIPEHTFNGAINYGMPFGLAFYLRGELRANQLRTYIGGRSGSSASDQNALDQFLAKNPNISKYYKPYFLLHLGGSYALNKTLRLNFGVYNLLNWDFVDYVQASDGNYYNNYNYIREGRRYYISLSMDF; this comes from the coding sequence ATGAAGAGTAGAATCCTTGTAACTCTATTGGCAACTTCGTCAGTAAGTTTGATTCTTGCACAAGAAAAAGAAATGCGACTTGATAAAATTGTAACCTCGGCATCTGGTTATAATCAAGATATTAAAGACGCACCAGCATCTATTTCTGTGGTAACAAGAGAGGAAGTTGAAAGCAAACCTGTGAGAGATTTGGCAGAAGCAGTAAGCCTGGTTCCTGGCGTATCTATTGATCAAAGTATTGGAAAAACAGGGGGATATGATATTTCTATTCGTGGTATGCCAGCAAGTTATACATTGATTTTGATGGATGGGAAACGACAAAACACAACATCTGCAGGTTTTCCTAATGGTTTTACAGAAGCATTTGCGGGATTTATGCCACCCATTGCAGCTATTGAGAGAATCGAGGTAATACGAGGCCCTGCTTCAACACTTTATGGAAGTGATGCAATTGGTGGGATTGTGAATGTTATTACTAGAAAACAGCTTGATTCTTGGAGTGGAAGTCTTACTCTTGATAGTGTATTTCAAGAAGATTCTGCTTTTGGGAATCTTTATGGTGCATCTTTGTGGTTAGGTGGACCTTTGGATCGTGCCAAAAAATGGACACTTTCTTTAAGAGCTAGAGATCAATATCGTGCCGCTGTGCCAACTTCTGCACTCAAAGTTGTGCCAAGTAATAATGGTGATAATACTGCAGCAGGTAGAAATGTTATTATAGGGCTTAGTGAGAGCAATAATTCAAGTTTTGGAATGAGGCTAGGTTATCAGATGGATCCAAAAAATTATTTTTATCTTGATTTTGATCATGGTTTGCAGTGGTATGATAATTCACAATCTTTGTTGGGAACGATAGGAAGTCGAGGTGGATATAAAAAGAATGTATTTTTTATGCGCAACAATGTAATTTTTGCCCATCAAGGAAAATATGAAAATTTTCAAACAGATACAAGCTTGCAATACCTCTCAACATTAAATTATGGAAGAGTGATTACTTCTTCTGCAGTTCCTGCAGGAAGTCCTCTTGTAGGAGAGGATAGGGGATTGCTTGGACAAGATGTAATTTTTGAGCATCGTGGTGTATTTCATATTGCAGAATCTAGTGTTATTACTCTTGGGGGAAGATATTGGTTTTCATCTTTAATTGATAAAATTGTTCCTACGGATTCTTTTTTATATCATCATAATTTAGCATTATTTGCAGAAAATGAAACAATATTAAGAGATAATTTAGCATTGCAATTAGGAATGCGTGGAGAATATAATTCTTCTTTTGGTTTTCATGTATCTCCTCGTGCTTATCTTGTATGGAATATTTTGCAAAGTGGCCATGGTAATAGAGATTCAAATCTAGTGCTTAAAGGTGGTATTTCCACGGGATATAAAACACCCACAGTCATTCAACTTACAAAGGGGATTAATGGACTAACAGGACAAGGAGCAACACCAACATATGGTAATCCCGATCTTAAACCAGAGTCCTCAATTAATTATGAAACTAGTCTTTCTTATGAAAATAAATTTATTGATACGGGAATTACAGGGTTTTTTATCCAGTTTAGAGATAAGATTCAAACTGCAAGTGTAGCAAATGGAGTGCAAATACCGGTATCAGGAGGAGGACCCTGTTCAGCAGTATCGGGAAATTGCTCTTATTCAATTAATGCAGATTCTGCAATTTCTTATGGAGTGGAGAGTTATTTTGGTATTAAGCCTTTAGGAGTTGGTTATGGGCATATTGATTTTAATCTTTCTTATACCTATAATCATACAGAACAAACTTCAGGGGTTGCTAGGGGATTGCCACTTACTGGAATTCCAGAGCATACTTTTAATGGTGCAATAAATTATGGTATGCCATTTGGTTTAGCCTTTTATTTGCGTGGAGAATTGCGTGCTAACCAACTAAGAACTTATATAGGAGGAAGAAGTGGAAGTAGTGCATCAGATCAAAATGCTTTAGATCAATTCTTGGCAAAAAATCCTAATATTAGCAAGTATTATAAACCCTATTTTTTATTACATCTTGGTGGGAGCTATGCTTTAAATAAAACCTTAAGACTAAACTTTGGAGTTTATAATTTGTTAAATTGGGATTTTGTGGATTATGTTCAAGCTTCTGATGGAAATTACTATAACAACTATAATTATATTCGCGAGGGGAGAAGATATTATATTTCTTTAAGTATGGATTTTTAA
- the ccoO gene encoding cytochrome-c oxidase, cbb3-type subunit II, translating to MFSWLEKNPFFFTIAFLLVFSVAGIVEVLPDFTKSARPIEGLRPYSVLETAGKQVYIKEGCYACHSQLIRPFQAEVDRYGAYSLSGEYAYDRPFLWGSKRTGPDLHRVGDSRSTDWHSNHMWDPESVVPGSIMPAYKHLYKKNADFETAYAEAFTQKQVFNVPYDIEDGIKLGNMDEARKIYIQEAAQIVEDMKNADVKAAFEKGEVQEIVALIAYLNSLGQGRIAK from the coding sequence ATGTTTAGTTGGTTAGAAAAAAATCCATTCTTTTTTACGATAGCGTTTTTATTGGTGTTTTCTGTTGCAGGAATTGTTGAGGTATTGCCAGATTTTACAAAATCTGCAAGACCGATTGAGGGATTAAGACCCTATAGTGTATTGGAAACTGCAGGAAAACAAGTGTATATCAAAGAGGGGTGTTATGCTTGTCACTCTCAATTAATTCGTCCTTTTCAAGCAGAAGTGGATCGTTATGGTGCTTATAGTTTAAGTGGAGAATATGCTTATGATAGACCATTTTTATGGGGTTCAAAAAGAACGGGACCAGATCTCCATCGTGTAGGAGATAGTAGAAGTACGGATTGGCATAGCAATCATATGTGGGATCCTGAAAGTGTTGTTCCCGGGTCTATTATGCCTGCTTATAAACATCTTTATAAAAAGAATGCAGATTTTGAAACCGCATATGCAGAGGCTTTTACACAAAAACAAGTATTTAATGTTCCTTATGATATTGAAGATGGAATTAAACTTGGCAATATGGATGAGGCAAGAAAAATTTATATACAAGAAGCTGCACAAATTGTTGAAGATATGAAAAATGCAGATGTGAAAGCTGCTTTTGAAAAAGGTGAAGTACAAGAAATTGTAGCATTGATTGCATATTTAAATAGTCTTGGTCAAGGAAGAATTGCAAAATAA
- the cysS gene encoding cysteine--tRNA ligase gives MKIYDSKLKKKVDFIPLVENKVKIYVCGPTVYDQAHLGHARSSIVFDLLKRTLTLSGYHTTLVKNFTDIDDKIITKALQQNIPIEAITKTHIDSYNSDMQALNVLRPDLEPRATQSLDAIFDFIQALLQKGYAYQTKSGDVYLDVTKDKNYGNLSQRGIDDENQSRIKDNEEKKDPRDFALWKAYKGKDDIGYESPFGFGRPGWHIECSAMIDKYLAYKDQDFCIDIHGGGADLLFPHHENEASQTRCMHNKELAKYWLHNGFVNINGEKMSKSLGNSFFVCDALKSYDGEILRNYLLSTHYRSILDFNEEDLLSSKKRLDKIYRLKKRLISTTPEKDHIFEEKILEAMQDDLNISKALSTLEEMLNHSNQCLDQTPKDKALHAKITSNLIFVQNLLGIGYKDSISYFQLGVSETQRQEIETKLKERLEAKAQKNYVLADSIRDFLNQQGIKILDHNDGSTWEKI, from the coding sequence ATGAAAATTTATGATTCTAAGCTCAAAAAAAAAGTAGATTTTATTCCTCTAGTGGAAAATAAAGTAAAGATTTATGTATGCGGTCCAACAGTTTATGATCAAGCACATTTAGGCCATGCAAGAAGCTCTATTGTTTTTGATCTTTTAAAGCGTACCCTTACTCTTAGTGGGTATCACACTACACTTGTCAAAAATTTTACAGACATTGATGACAAAATTATTACTAAAGCCTTACAGCAAAATATTCCTATTGAAGCCATCACAAAAACCCATATTGATTCTTATAATAGTGATATGCAAGCACTTAATGTCTTACGCCCTGACCTAGAACCTAGAGCTACACAAAGCTTAGATGCAATTTTTGATTTTATTCAAGCACTTTTGCAAAAAGGTTATGCTTATCAAACAAAAAGTGGAGATGTTTATCTTGATGTCACTAAAGATAAAAATTATGGCAATCTTAGCCAAAGAGGCATTGATGATGAAAATCAAAGCCGTATTAAAGATAATGAAGAAAAAAAAGATCCTAGAGATTTTGCCCTATGGAAAGCTTATAAAGGAAAAGATGATATTGGTTATGAAAGTCCCTTTGGTTTTGGGCGTCCTGGATGGCATATAGAATGCTCTGCAATGATTGATAAATATCTTGCATATAAAGACCAAGATTTTTGTATTGATATCCATGGTGGTGGGGCAGATCTTTTATTTCCTCACCATGAAAATGAAGCTTCCCAAACACGCTGTATGCACAATAAAGAACTTGCAAAATATTGGCTACATAATGGTTTTGTAAATATCAATGGGGAAAAAATGAGCAAAAGCTTAGGCAATAGTTTTTTTGTTTGCGACGCACTAAAATCCTATGATGGAGAAATTTTACGCAACTACCTACTCTCTACTCATTATCGCTCAATTTTAGATTTTAATGAAGAAGATTTATTAAGTAGCAAAAAGCGTCTTGATAAAATCTATCGCCTTAAAAAAAGGCTAATATCCACAACTCCAGAAAAAGATCATATATTTGAGGAAAAAATTCTAGAAGCAATGCAAGATGATTTAAATATCTCCAAAGCACTAAGTACTTTAGAAGAAATGTTAAATCACTCTAATCAATGCCTTGATCAAACTCCAAAAGATAAAGCATTACACGCAAAAATTACAAGTAATCTTATTTTTGTGCAAAATCTTCTTGGAATCGGATATAAAGATAGTATAAGTTATTTTCAACTAGGGGTTTCAGAAACGCAAAGACAAGAAATTGAAACAAAACTTAAAGAAAGACTAGAAGCCAAAGCACAAAAAAATTATGTTCTTGCAGATTCTATCCGCGATTTCTTAAATCAACAGGGAATAAAGATTCTTGACCATAACGATGGTAGCACCTGGGAAAAAATCTAA